The genomic segment CAGAGAAGGGATCCCAGTGCCCAGACGCCCCAAGGGTGAGACCCCGTTGTCCGAGTGTCCCCAGGGAGGAGACCCCGTTGTCCGATTGTCCCTGGAGAAGGGATCCCAGTGCCCAGACCCCCCCAAGGATGAGACCCCGTTGTCCGAGTGTCCCCAGGAAGACACCCCGGTGTCCGGTTGTCCCCAGAGAAGGGACCCCAGTGCCCAGACACCCCAAGGATGAGACCCCGTTGTCCGAGTGTCCACAGGAAGACACCCCGGTGTCCGGTTGTCCCCAGGGAGGGCACCCCGGTGGCCGGTTGTCCCCAGAGAAGGGATCCCAGTGCCCAGACCCCCCCAAGGGTGAGACCCCGTTGTCCGGTTGTCCCCAGAGAAGGGATCCCAGTGCCTAGACGCCCCAAGGGTGAGACCCCGGTTGTCTGAGTGTCCCCAGGGAGGAGACCCCGTTGTCCAATTGTCCCTGGAGAAGGGATCCCAGTGCCCAGACACCCCAAGGGTGAGACCCCGTTGTCCGAGTGTCCCCAGGAAGACACCCCGGTGTCCGGTTGTCCCCAGAGAAGGGACCCCAGTGCCCAGACACCCCAAGGATGAGACCCTGTTGTCCGAGTGTCCACAGGAAGACACCCCGGTGTCCGGTTGTCCCCAGGGAGGGCACCCCGGTGGCCGGTTGTCCCCAGAGAAGGGATCCCAGTGCCCAGACCCCCCCAAGGATGAGACCCCGTTGTCCGGTTGTCCCCAGAGAAGGGATCCCAGTGCCTAGACGCCCCAAGGGTGAGACCCCGGTTGTCTGAGTGTCCCCAGGGAGGAGACCCCGTTGTCCGATTGTCCCTGGAGAAGGGATCCCAGTGCCCAGACACCCCAAGGGTGAGACCCCGTTGTCCGAGTGTCCCCAGGGAGGACACCCCGGTGTCCGGTTGTCCCCGGAGACATCCCCCTGACATCCGCTCGCCCTCAGAgacggggaccccggcgtccccAGGcgcccaccccaccccacctggGTGGAAGCGGTTTtaggggggggggccgcgcgctggagccgggcggccgggggctgcgaCGGGTGTCGGCGCCCGCAGGTGCGCGCCGCGGGGATGGCTCCGGTCGTGGAGGTGTCGGACGCGGGGCACTGCCGGtcgctgctgctggagctgaacGAGCAGCGCCTGCGCGGCCAGTTCTGTGACGTGACCATCATCGCCGAGGACACCAAGTTCCGGGCGCACAAGAACGTCctggccgcctccagcccctACTTCAAGGAAGCTTTGGCCGAAGGACCGGCGTGCCGGGCGCCCGGCCACGTCCTCGAGCTACCCGGCGTCCAGGCCGGCGTCTTCTCCGACGTCCTCAACTTCATCTACAACTCGCGCCTGTCGGTACcgtcggcggcggccgcccgcgagCTGGGCGCCGTCGGGCGCCGCTTGGGCATCCCCTGCCTCGAAGGTTTGGAGACGGCGCCCAACCCGCCGCCGCCCGACATGAACGGCTCGTGGAGCCCcggcgacgccgccgccgccgccaccacctcctcttcctcggcGCCGTCGCCCGTCGATCTCACCTGCCCGGCGCGGGCCAGCCCGGCGGGCGAGCCCGGCGGCGCCCAGACGCCCGGCTTGCTCTTCGCTCTCCACCCGCCGGCCGGCGAAGCGGCGGCCGCGGCGTTGCGATGCGGTTTCTGCGGCCGGGCGTTCAGCACGGCGGCCGCCTTGGGGCTGCACGCCAAGCTGCACCGGGCCCGCCGCGCCTTGGCCTGCCGCCACTGCGGCAAGACCTTCATCCACGTCAAGCGGCTGCAGACCCACGAGGTGCTCTGCAAAGAGGCCGAAGCCTCccaaccccaccaccaccaccaccaccaccaccaccaccaccaccaccctcctcctcctcctcctcaccaccACGAGCACCCCGCCAAGGCGCCGGCCGCCAAGAAAGCGTTGTTgctgcggccccgcgccccggacccggccgccgccgccgccgagcaggaCCACTTCGCCAAGGTGGTGGACGGCCACGTCATCTACTTCTGCGCCGTCTGCGAGCGCTCCTACATGACGCTCTCCAGCCTCAAGCGGCACGCCAACGTGCACTCGTGGCGCCGCAAGTACCCCTGCCGCTACTGCGACAAGGTCTTCGCCCTGGCCGAGTACCGCACCAAGCACGAGGTGTGGCACACCGGCGAGCGCCGCTACCAGTGCATCTTCTGCTGGGACACCTTCGTCACCTACTACAACCTCAAGACCCACCAGAAGGCCTTCCACGGCATCAGCCCCGGGCTCATCTCCTCCGAGAAGACGCCCAACGGCGGCTACAAGCCCAAACTCAACGCCCTCAAGCTCTACCGCCTGTTGCCCATGCGCTCGCACAAGCGGCCCTACAAGACCTACAGCCAAAACCTGGTACCCGCCGGCTTGCTCCTGCCCGCCCGGCCCGAAGGcttgagcggcggcggcggtgaaggcggcggcggcgccttcgccgccgccgccgcggaggcgcCCGAACCGCAGCGGTTCCTGCTGCCGGGCggcgcgacggcggcggcggcggtgacggtGACggagccgggccgcggggccgagACGGCCTCGGTCATCGCTTAcgggcgcccggccgcctccgTCATCGtacgcggcggcgccccggccgccgccacctCCGTCATCGCCTACAACGGCGCCGGCGGCGGTGACAACACCGCGCCGGCTGCCCGGGaaccgccggccgccgccgccaagcCCATGAAGAAGCAAGTGCTGCGGGACTACATCGAGGCgcagcgggccgcggcggccgagcAGAGCGGCGCCGAGGGgccggcgggtggcggcggcgaggACGCGGTGACAACGGCGGCGGCGTCCCCCCCGCGCCGTCCCCGCGCCGGCCGCACCATGACCTACGTGGCCAAACCGGCCTACGTGGGCACGGCGGCCGagagccgggcggccccgctctgCCAGATCACCGTGCGCATCGGCGAGGAGGCCATCGTCAAGCGGCGCATCTCCGAGACCGACCTGCGCCGCGACAAGACCGCCGGCGCCCAacagccggccgccgccgccgacagCGGCGAGGACGACAGCGACCGCGACGCCGACGACCGCCTCTGGCGACCCTACTACACCTACAAACCCAAGCGCAAGggtgccaccgccgccgccaccgccaacGTCCCCAAGGCTAAGAGACCCCGGTGGCGCCGCAAGCTGCGCTCGCTGCGTTGGGCCAAGAaaggcggcggagcggcggcgggcgaggaggaggaagaggaggaggaggacgaggaggaggaggaggacgacgacgacgaAGGTAGCCCCAGCGGTTCGGACGCCGAAGTGGCTCCCAGCCGCTCGACGGCCAAGTGGAAACACGAGTGCGGGGTCTGCGGCAAGCTCTTCTCGGCCCTGAAGAAGCTGCGCAAGCACGAGCGGGGCCACGGGCGGCCCGAGGCCGCGGTGacggccggcccgccgccccgcgtgGGCCGCCGGCCCTCGCTCAAGTTCGCCTGCGCCCACTGCGCCAAGGTCTGCAAGACGGCCGCGGCCCTCAGCCGCCACGCCAAGCGGCACCAGGCCGacgccggcggccccccgccgcccgtggccgccgccgggccgccgccggtcgccgcctcgccgccgcctgtCGCCGCGCCGCCTgtcgccgccccgccggccgccccttcCGTCATCGCCTACTCCAAGAAGGTGTCGCCGGCGGCGCCCGTCAAGGAGGAGGACACGCAGGAGATGCACGTCTCCTCCTCCAGCGGTGACGgcacccgcgccgccgccgccccgccgccgccgccgccgccgccgccgccggaggtgGCCGGCCCCAGCCGCGGCTCCGTGCAGGACCCCGTCGTCTCGCACACCGGGCCGCCGGGTGACACCGCCGCGTCCTACGGGTACCCGGTGCAGGAGTACCCGCTGCCGCTgctggcggccggcgcgggccggACTCGCGGCGGGGCCGCCGACGAACGCGGCGGTGGTAGCGTCACCGCCGTCACCGCCGCCGGCGGCCTGGCCGTCACCACGCCGCCCAAACCCTACCCCTTCGTCTACGGTCCTCCCCGCCTGTTGGCCGCCTACCCCTACAACTTCCCGCTGCCCGTGGCCCTCAACATGGTGTTGCCCGAGGCCAAGGCCTTCCTCCCCGGCGTCTTCGGCTACGCCGTGGCcgaggggccgccggcgggggggggaccgccgccgccgccgccgccgccgggtgggggggacgcggggaccgcCGAGGGCACGGCggtaccgccgccgccgccgggtgacggcgccgccggggccgagcgacCCCGCAAGGGCGGCGGGACCtgagccgggggggggtggggggcaccgccgcctcctccccccccccgacacctATAGGGGCACCTGGAGAGGGAGGgggtgtttttggggggggggaggttgcccCTAGGTagagggggtgctggggaggcggcggaggaggttggggggggggtccccgcacCTATAGGTGATGGCGGCCCCATAGGTGATGGCACCCGGCCTCTCCTGCCCCTATAGGGGactggtggtggggggggacccccccgagcccccccccgagccccccccgaGCCATAGGGGGTCCCCTGGTGTATAGGGGGTTGAGGGGGCTCCATAGGGGATGGCCAAAGGGTCTGCTGCCCTataggggactgggaggggggtGTCCCCTGACCTATaggggattgggggggtcccCTGACCTATAGGAGATTGAGGGGGGACCCCCTAACCTataggggatttgggggggggtcctctgACCTATAGGGGATTGGAGGGGGTCCTCTGACCCATAGGTGACAGCCGAAGGGTCTCCTGCCCTATAgcggactgggggggggggtcccctaaCCTATAGGGGACTGGGGAGGGGGCCCCATAGGAGACGGCCGAAGGGTCTCCTGCCCTATAGGGGATGAGGGGGGTCCCCTGATGTAtagggggtgccgggggggggtcccctgccccataggggACTGCAGGGGGGCTTTTGCCCCCTAAGGGGGAGTGGGGCCGGCCCTGCCCCAtaggggattggggggggtctCCTGACCCatagggggtgatgggggggtgcCGTGCCCCATCGGGCATTGCGGGGGGGGGTCCACTGCCCTATAAGGGAGAGTGGGGGGGGTCCCCGCACCCCCCTCCAACCCGGCGACACCCCCCCCCACGGGGGGATACGGGGCAGGGGGAGCCCCCCCCGCAGCATGATTGACAGCTGTCACTcacccccccatcctgccccacatcACTCGGTTTGCTCCCCCCCCCATGGGGGGGGCAGGGACCAAtatgggtgcgggggggggcactgggtgTACTGGGGGGACCCCAGTGTATTGGAGACCCCCAATATATTGCCCCCCCCAGTATATAGGCCCCCTCCCCAGTATAGCGGGACCTCCCCCCATAtatcgcccccccccgccccgggattTGCCCCGCTTCCCCCCATTtcggggcgccccccccgcccccttcgcACCTTACGGCATCGCAGTGACATTCCAgcgtgtccccccccagccccgcccccctggtgtgaggccccgccccctcgtgcAAGGCTCCACCCCCCCCGTGCGAGACCACGGAGCCCAGCACCTTCCTTGCACGGctcaggtggggggggggggggcctgctcatcctccctctccccccccccaacttggcCCCCCGCCGTCCTCGTGCGTCGCACGCGCGCGTGCCCTCGTGCGTCGCACGGCCGCCCTCGcgcgcctccccccaccccccgcgtctgccccccccccggccgtgcgAGGCCCGTTGGGGCGACGGGCGGGCGAGTGTGCaagacaaccccccccccgcccggtccCGGCTCCCCGTGCAAGGCCCGTCTTCGTGCAAGGCACGCCCCGTGCAACGCCGCGTCAcactccgcccccccccccctgcgCCAGGCTTGTGCAAGGCCCAGCCGTGCAACATCCCCCCCCCGTGCAAGGCCCACCTCCACGCTACGCCCAGCCGTGCAAGGCCCCgtgtcccccaccccccagccccgtcccgccGTGCGAGGCTCGTGCGAAGGCCGCCCTGGTGCGAGGCCTGCTCGCGCGCAAGCGCTGTTGTTGTGCGCCGTCCTCGTGCGAGACCCTTGTGCGAGACTTGTCCTCGCGCGAGGCCCGTCCTCGTGCGAGGACTCCTAGCGCAAGGCCCTTGTGCAAGGCTCATCCTTGTGCAAGGCTCGTCCTCGTGCAAGG from the Struthio camelus isolate bStrCam1 unplaced genomic scaffold, bStrCam1.hap1 HAP1_SCAFFOLD_87, whole genome shotgun sequence genome contains:
- the ZBTB4 gene encoding zinc finger and BTB domain-containing protein 4, translating into MAPVVEVSDAGHCRSLLLELNEQRLRGQFCDVTIIAEDTKFRAHKNVLAASSPYFKEALAEGPACRAPGHVLELPGVQAGVFSDVLNFIYNSRLSVPSAAAARELGAVGRRLGIPCLEGLETAPNPPPPDMNGSWSPGDAAAAATTSSSSAPSPVDLTCPARASPAGEPGGAQTPGLLFALHPPAGEAAAAALRCGFCGRAFSTAAALGLHAKLHRARRALACRHCGKTFIHVKRLQTHEVLCKEAEASQPHHHHHHHHHHHHHPPPPPPHHHEHPAKAPAAKKALLLRPRAPDPAAAAAEQDHFAKVVDGHVIYFCAVCERSYMTLSSLKRHANVHSWRRKYPCRYCDKVFALAEYRTKHEVWHTGERRYQCIFCWDTFVTYYNLKTHQKAFHGISPGLISSEKTPNGGYKPKLNALKLYRLLPMRSHKRPYKTYSQNLVPAGLLLPARPEGLSGGGGEGGGGAFAAAAAEAPEPQRFLLPGGATAAAAVTVTEPGRGAETASVIAYGRPAASVIVRGGAPAAATSVIAYNGAGGGDNTAPAAREPPAAAAKPMKKQVLRDYIEAQRAAAAEQSGAEGPAGGGGEDAVTTAAASPPRRPRAGRTMTYVAKPAYVGTAAESRAAPLCQITVRIGEEAIVKRRISETDLRRDKTAGAQQPAAAADSGEDDSDRDADDRLWRPYYTYKPKRKGATAAATANVPKAKRPRWRRKLRSLRWAKKGGGAAAGEEEEEEEEDEEEEEDDDDEGSPSGSDAEVAPSRSTAKWKHECGVCGKLFSALKKLRKHERGHGRPEAAVTAGPPPRVGRRPSLKFACAHCAKVCKTAAALSRHAKRHQADAGGPPPPVAAAGPPPVAASPPPVAAPPVAAPPAAPSVIAYSKKVSPAAPVKEEDTQEMHVSSSSGDGTRAAAAPPPPPPPPPPEVAGPSRGSVQDPVVSHTGPPGDTAASYGYPVQEYPLPLLAAGAGRTRGGAADERGGGSVTAVTAAGGLAVTTPPKPYPFVYGPPRLLAAYPYNFPLPVALNMVLPEAKAFLPGVFGYAVAEGPPAGGGPPPPPPPPGGGDAGTAEGTAVPPPPPGDGAAGAERPRKGGGT
- the LOC138065482 gene encoding uncharacterized protein; this encodes MIDSCHSPPHPAPHHSVCSPPHGGGRDQYGCGGGHWVYWGDPSVLETPNILPPPVYRPPPQYSGTSPHISPPPAPGFAPLPPISGRPPRPLRTLRHRSDIPACPPPAPPPWCEAPPPRARLHPPRARPRSPAPSLHGSGGGGGGLLILPLPPPNLAPRRPRASHARVPSCVARPPSRASPHPPRLPPPRPCEARWGDGRASVQDNPPPARSRLPVQGPSSCKARPVQRRVTLRPPPPAPGLCKAQPCNIPPPCKAHLHATPSRARPRVPHPPAPSRRARLVRRPPWCEACSRASAVVVRRPRARPLCETCPRARPVLVRGLLAQGPCARLILVQGSSSCKARPRARPILVQDPCARLILV